The sequence CCTATTTCCCTGTTAGGATCATACAGATCTTTCCTAACTTCTCTTCCTACCATCATCCTTATCAACTCATCTTCCGTTGTCTCTTTAACGCTTTTTTCACCAACTACCCTGCCGTCCTTCAGGACCAAGACATTGTCGCACAACTCAAAAATCTCCTCCAATCGATGAGATATGTATATCACTGACATTCCCTCGTCTTTGAGTTGCCTTATCACCCTGAATAACTCTTTGACCTCTTTCTCAGCCAAAACAGCTGTGGGTTCATCAAAGATGAATATCCTCGCATTTCTTGACAAAGCTCGCGCAATCGCCACCATACCCTGCTGTGCTGCGCTCAAATCTTTTACCCTCTGATAAGGCCATATCACTCCTTTATAACCTATCTTCTCCAATATCTCTTCCACTCG is a genomic window of Thermotoga sp. containing:
- a CDS encoding ATP-binding cassette domain-containing protein, whose translation is MEAVLEMKNITKVFPGVLALDNVNLRLEKGEVKALVGENGAGKSTLIKVLTGAYTPDSGEIKIFGQTFHKMTPILSERLGISAVYQNLILAGHLTVLENVLMGIETSFAGFLRKREMEKRVEEILEKIGYKGVIWPYQRVKDLSAAQQGMVAIARALSRNARIFIFDEPTAVLAEKEVKELFRVIRQLKDEGMSVIYISHRLEEIFELCDNVLVLKDGRVVGEKSVKETTEDELIRMMVGREVRKDLYDPNREIG